GGTCACCATGACGATGCGCGGCGTGCCGTCGGGCTTCGGCGCGTCGATCAGGAAGCCGGTCCCGACGGTGCGGGTCTCCGCGCCTGTCGGCTGGTCCAGCTGGACGGTGGCGTTGATCAGGCCGACGGTCAGATCCCAATGGCGGGCTACCGCAGCGGGGGCTTGTGGGGGCGCAGGCGCTTCAACCGCCGGCGGGGTCTGGTAGGCGAGCATTCAGGGCGCTTCCGGCGGACGTTGACGGCGAGGTCGGCTGTCGCACAAGGTCGCGCCGACTCCTTTGGGACCCCATATCATGAACCGTCGCCAATTGATCACCTGCACGGCCGCCGTCGGCGCCGTCGCCGCCCTCCCCGCGCTCGCCTCTGCTGAAAGCCCGCCCCGCATGACCTCAAAGCCCGTCCCGCCCGTCGCCAAGAAGGTCCCCGTGCGGATCGAACAGCTGGGCCGGGTCCGTGTCGACGACTATCAGTGGATGAAGGACGACGCCTGGCAGCAGGTCCTTCGCGACCCCTCGATCATCAAGGCCGACGTCAGGGAACACCTGACCGAGGAGAATGCCTATCGCGAAGCCATGATGGCCCCGACGCTGCCCATGCAGGCGGCCATGTTCGAGGAGATGAAGGGCCGCATCAAGGAGGACGACAGTTCCGTTCCCTCGCCGGATGGAAGCTGGGAGTACTACGTCGAGTACCGCACCGGCGAGCAGCACCCGCGCTACATGCGCGCGGCGCGGCAGGGCAGCTGGCGTGAGGATGGCCGCGACGTGACCGTCAACTTCGTCCGTGCGCCCGATCCGGAGCTGCTGCTGGACGCCAACGTCCTGGCCGAGGGCAAGGCCTATTCCGAGGTCAGCGCCACCTCCAACAGCCCCGACCACAGCCTGTTCGCCTATGCCGAGGACGCCCAGGGCTCCGAGGTGTTCCGCATCTACGTCAAGGACCTGACGACGGGCGAGGTCCTGCCAGCGGTGATCGAGAGCGCGACTGAGAACTTCACCTTCTCGCCCGACAGCCAGTGGATCTTCTGGACCAACCGCGACGACAACGGCCGCCCGGACAAGATCTTCCGCCGCCCGGCGCGCGGCGGCGAGACGACCCTCGTCTATGAAGAGGCCGACGACGGCATGTTCATCAGCGTGGGCGTGACCTCGGACGAGGCCTTCCTGCTGGTCTCCATCGCCAATCAGGAGACGTCGGAGGCCCGCTACGTCCCCGCTTCGGACCCGACCGCGACCCCGGTCGTGCTGGAACCGCGCCACACCGGCCGCCTCTATGACGCCGACCACTGGGGTGACCGCTGGGTGCTGCGCACCAATGAGGACGCCGTCGACTTCCGCATCGTCGGGGCCCCAACGGAGACGCCGGGCCTGTCGCACTGGACCGACATCGTCGCCTATGCGCCGGGCCGCTTCATCGAGGGCTTCGGCCTGTTTAAGGACTACCTCGTCCGTCAGGAGCGCGCCGAGGCCAACAGCCGCGTCATCGTGCGCGACCGCGCCGGCGCCGAGCATGAGATCGCCGTCGACGAGCCCGCCTACGCCCTGTCGCTGGGCGGTTCGGCCGAGTTCGATACCACGGTCATGCGCTACGCCTACAACTCGCCGTCGACCCCGAACCAGACCTTCGACTACGACATGGCGACGCGGACGAAGACCCTGCGCAAGACCCAGGAAGTGCCGTCAGGCCACGATCCGGCC
The genomic region above belongs to Brevundimonas goettingensis and contains:
- a CDS encoding prolyl oligopeptidase family serine peptidase, encoding MNRRQLITCTAAVGAVAALPALASAESPPRMTSKPVPPVAKKVPVRIEQLGRVRVDDYQWMKDDAWQQVLRDPSIIKADVREHLTEENAYREAMMAPTLPMQAAMFEEMKGRIKEDDSSVPSPDGSWEYYVEYRTGEQHPRYMRAARQGSWREDGRDVTVNFVRAPDPELLLDANVLAEGKAYSEVSATSNSPDHSLFAYAEDAQGSEVFRIYVKDLTTGEVLPAVIESATENFTFSPDSQWIFWTNRDDNGRPDKIFRRPARGGETTLVYEEADDGMFISVGVTSDEAFLLVSIANQETSEARYVPASDPTATPVVLEPRHTGRLYDADHWGDRWVLRTNEDAVDFRIVGAPTETPGLSHWTDIVAYAPGRFIEGFGLFKDYLVRQERAEANSRVIVRDRAGAEHEIAVDEPAYALSLGGSAEFDTTVMRYAYNSPSTPNQTFDYDMATRTKTLRKTQEVPSGHDPADYVVERLNAPAPDGQMVPITVLRKKTTPVDGSAPLLLYGYGSYGMPIAASFSTNRLSLVDRGFIYAIAHIRGGSDKGWNWFLTARRHTKKNTFTDFIACAEHLIANRYTTAGNIVAEGRSAGGMLMGAITNMRPDLWAGIIGGVPFVDVINTMSDTSLPLTPPEWPEWGNPIESAEDYDYMMSYSPYDQVAPMAYPAVLATGGLSDPRVTYWEPEKWVARLRPATTSGKPILLKINMTAGHFSSSGRFDYLKEIAHDYAFAVWAVNKGWEEA